Proteins encoded within one genomic window of uncultured Draconibacterium sp.:
- a CDS encoding tetratricopeptide repeat protein yields the protein MKKLTILFALLLSMSFLAEAQLNINHFIRVGRTRISIGNYTGAIEYFNIVIEFKPYLAEAYLYRGTAKHSLEDYRGAIEDYNKAIEIKPYYPRAYNNRGMAYHNLRLYKRAIEDYDRALEFDPTDESIYNNRGIAKLALKDLDGAIEDYDKALEVNPKSTHALMNRSNAKIVSGDIKGAIADLNQVIIIRPHYAAAYLNRGLARFELEDYASALRDYDQSIRFDATNALAFNNRGIVKHKLEDYESAIMDYDMAIQLNPEMASAYFNRAMAREILNRPGYEQDYQIAARLNPQFDLSQRRINAEQLAQQQQQQKKQQQNSSSAQNNNQQNTQANQQALAQNNQQQSSQQNNATVDDQKSDEEKRKEEMEAERRRRRMRMDLVIEDTRDIPEEVEEIDDGRIQNKNIVIDLQPMFLITAFEKNAVDYERFQYYNVVIDDLNTENNYNPLLSISNKPVTTYQSVFENFILFFNEKIEVQENAHNYLNRGIFYSLTGDYNSAFADLDKAIELDEKTSLAYFTRANTRYKLKEQVELLAGVGSTNSLTLNEGKINDNSNEKPSTVEYQDILDDYAVTLFLDPDFFFGYYNRAFIKLRLGEYHSAVEDLNRAIDLEPEFAEAYFNRGLTKIYLDDIEGGALDLSRAGELGIDGAYNIIKRYCN from the coding sequence ATGAAGAAACTTACCATACTTTTTGCACTCTTGTTGTCGATGAGTTTCCTGGCCGAAGCGCAATTGAACATCAACCATTTTATCAGGGTTGGACGTACGCGTATATCAATTGGCAACTATACGGGGGCAATCGAATACTTTAATATTGTTATTGAATTTAAGCCTTATTTGGCAGAAGCGTACTTGTATCGCGGAACGGCAAAACATTCGTTGGAAGATTACCGCGGTGCCATTGAAGATTACAACAAAGCGATTGAAATAAAACCCTACTACCCGCGAGCTTATAACAACCGCGGAATGGCTTACCACAACCTCAGACTGTACAAACGTGCCATTGAAGATTACGACCGGGCACTGGAATTCGATCCGACTGATGAATCGATATACAACAACCGCGGGATTGCCAAACTCGCACTGAAAGATCTGGATGGTGCCATTGAAGATTATGACAAAGCGCTTGAGGTAAATCCAAAATCGACACATGCTTTGATGAACCGAAGCAATGCCAAAATTGTAAGCGGCGATATTAAGGGAGCTATAGCCGATTTGAACCAGGTAATTATCATCAGACCACATTATGCTGCCGCTTACCTAAACCGCGGATTGGCGCGTTTTGAGCTGGAAGATTATGCATCGGCACTGCGCGACTACGACCAAAGTATTCGTTTTGATGCCACAAATGCCCTGGCTTTTAACAATCGTGGTATTGTAAAACACAAGCTTGAAGACTACGAAAGTGCCATTATGGATTACGACATGGCGATACAGTTGAATCCGGAAATGGCCAGTGCTTATTTCAACCGCGCAATGGCCCGCGAAATATTGAACCGCCCCGGCTATGAGCAGGACTACCAAATTGCGGCCCGCCTTAATCCGCAGTTCGATTTAAGCCAGCGACGAATTAATGCCGAGCAGTTGGCACAGCAGCAACAGCAACAAAAAAAGCAACAACAGAATTCATCTTCGGCACAAAATAATAATCAGCAAAACACACAGGCCAATCAACAGGCGCTGGCACAAAACAATCAGCAGCAATCATCGCAACAAAACAATGCCACTGTCGACGATCAGAAATCGGATGAAGAAAAACGCAAGGAAGAAATGGAAGCTGAAAGACGCCGGCGCCGGATGCGCATGGATTTGGTGATTGAAGACACCCGCGATATTCCAGAGGAAGTGGAGGAAATTGACGATGGCCGCATCCAAAATAAGAACATTGTTATCGATCTTCAGCCGATGTTCCTGATTACAGCCTTCGAAAAAAATGCTGTCGATTACGAACGTTTCCAGTATTACAATGTGGTAATCGATGATTTAAATACCGAGAACAATTACAATCCTTTGCTCTCTATTTCGAACAAACCGGTAACTACTTACCAGTCGGTTTTCGAGAACTTTATATTGTTCTTTAACGAAAAGATAGAGGTGCAGGAAAATGCGCACAACTATTTAAACCGAGGTATTTTTTATAGTCTTACCGGAGATTACAACAGTGCTTTTGCCGACCTGGATAAAGCGATCGAGTTGGATGAAAAAACTTCGTTGGCCTATTTCACACGTGCCAATACACGATATAAATTAAAAGAACAGGTGGAACTTTTAGCCGGAGTTGGGTCAACCAATTCGCTGACATTAAACGAAGGAAAGATTAACGATAACAGCAACGAAAAACCATCGACAGTTGAATACCAAGATATCCTGGACGATTATGCCGTGACGCTGTTTCTCGATCCCGATTTCTTCTTTGGCTATTACAACCGCGCCTTTATAAAACTGCGACTGGGTGAATACCACAGCGCGGTGGAGGATTTAAATCGTGCCATCGACCTGGAGCCAGAATTTGCCGAAGCTTATTTTAACCGCGGGCTTACAAAAATCTACCTCGACGATATTGAAGGCGGAGCACTGGATTTAAGCCGCGCCGGTGAGCTTGGCATCGACGGAGCTTACAACATTATTAAACGGTATTGTAATTAG
- a CDS encoding DNA-3-methyladenine glycosylase I: MCKRCAWGTKNELMIKYHDEEWGVPLHDDDKLFEFFVLEGFQAGLSWQIVLNKRENFRKAFDHFNPQKVAAYSEDKIQELIQDKSIIRNQQKIRACVNNAQRFLEVQKEFGTFDRYIWKFVDHKPIQNSFKSIDELPAKTELSDAISKDLKLRGFKFVGSTVIYAHMQATGMVNDHLVDCFRYREIQ, translated from the coding sequence ATGTGTAAACGCTGCGCTTGGGGAACAAAAAATGAGTTGATGATCAAATACCACGATGAAGAGTGGGGAGTGCCGCTTCATGATGACGATAAATTGTTTGAATTCTTTGTGCTGGAAGGATTTCAGGCCGGATTAAGCTGGCAGATTGTGCTAAACAAACGCGAGAATTTTCGTAAAGCTTTCGATCATTTCAATCCGCAAAAAGTAGCAGCGTATTCCGAAGATAAAATACAGGAACTTATTCAAGATAAATCAATCATTCGCAACCAGCAAAAGATAAGGGCGTGTGTAAATAATGCACAGCGTTTTCTTGAGGTGCAAAAAGAGTTCGGCACCTTCGATCGTTATATTTGGAAATTTGTGGATCATAAACCAATTCAGAATTCGTTTAAAAGTATTGATGAATTGCCTGCCAAAACCGAACTTTCTGATGCGATCTCGAAAGACCTGAAATTGCGCGGTTTTAAATTTGTAGGATCAACTGTTATTTATGCGCACATGCAAGCCACCGGAATGGTAAACGATCACCTGGTAGACTGCTTCCGGTACCGCGAAATTCAGTGA
- a CDS encoding C1 family peptidase, with product MKLRFIFTVLIAVFTLSVFAENDKKEEEKGYVFEDEISLAATPVKDQYRSGTCWSFSGLSFLESEMIRLGKPEVDLSEMFVVWHTYSDKAKKNVRVHGNLNFSAGGAFHDVTNMIAKYGIVPESVYDGLNYGEEKHVHGEMDNVLKEHVDAVIKNRNKKLSTVWHEAIEGTLNSYLGELPQKFEYEGKQYTPQSFASDYVGLNMDDYVEITSYTHHPFYDKFILEVPDNWSWDQVYNVPLEDLETIIDYSLNNGLTVAWAADVSEKGFATSNKGVAVLPAAPEENMDDAEIAKWEALPQKDKEKELYKLDNPVPELVVSQEMRQRAFDDYETTDDHGMHIIGTAKDQEGHTFYKVKNSWGDYNKYDGYFYASKPYVNYKTMCIMVHKDGIPQSIKEKLKL from the coding sequence ATGAAGTTGCGTTTTATTTTTACCGTATTGATTGCGGTGTTTACACTAAGTGTATTTGCGGAGAATGATAAAAAGGAAGAAGAGAAAGGTTATGTTTTTGAAGACGAGATTTCATTAGCAGCTACGCCTGTTAAAGACCAATACCGTTCGGGTACATGCTGGTCGTTTTCGGGGCTTTCATTTTTGGAGTCAGAAATGATTCGTCTGGGAAAACCGGAGGTCGATCTTTCAGAAATGTTTGTTGTATGGCATACTTATTCCGATAAAGCTAAAAAGAATGTACGTGTGCATGGTAATCTGAACTTCTCGGCAGGAGGAGCTTTCCACGATGTTACCAATATGATTGCCAAGTACGGCATTGTTCCGGAGTCGGTTTATGATGGATTGAACTACGGCGAAGAAAAACACGTGCATGGCGAAATGGATAACGTGCTGAAAGAACATGTTGATGCTGTAATCAAAAACAGAAATAAGAAATTAAGTACCGTTTGGCATGAAGCTATTGAAGGTACTTTAAACTCGTATTTAGGCGAGTTGCCACAAAAATTTGAGTACGAAGGAAAACAATATACACCACAAAGTTTTGCCAGCGATTATGTTGGTTTGAACATGGATGATTATGTCGAGATCACTTCGTATACACACCACCCTTTCTACGATAAATTTATTCTGGAAGTTCCTGATAATTGGTCGTGGGATCAGGTGTACAACGTACCACTTGAAGATTTGGAAACCATTATTGATTATTCGCTGAATAATGGATTAACCGTTGCATGGGCAGCCGATGTTAGCGAAAAAGGATTTGCTACAAGTAACAAAGGTGTGGCTGTTTTGCCGGCCGCTCCGGAAGAGAACATGGACGATGCCGAAATTGCAAAATGGGAGGCTTTGCCACAGAAAGACAAAGAAAAAGAATTGTATAAACTGGATAACCCGGTACCAGAGTTGGTGGTTAGCCAGGAAATGCGTCAGAGAGCATTTGATGATTACGAGACTACCGACGATCACGGAATGCATATTATTGGTACTGCAAAAGATCAGGAAGGACATACTTTTTACAAAGTGAAAAACTCTTGGGGCGATTACAATAAATACGATGGTTATTTCTATGCCTCGAAACCGTATGTGAATTATAAGACGATGTGCATTATGGTGCACAAAGACGGCATACCCCAAAGTATAAAAGAGAAACTTAAACTTTAA
- a CDS encoding glycosyltransferase family 2 protein — protein MKKLSLVICVWNEEPNIKPLSEQIKAALEGIDYEAIFVDDGSTDKTREEIRKINDDRFLLVELKRNYGQSSALQAGIDQAEGDFVALIDGDLQNDPADIPMMLKMIEEEEWDMVAGVRANRKDGMFLRKVPSKIANYLIRRAIGIYMKDLGCTLKIFTNDIIKSIHIYGELHRYIPALVTLEGATKITQVDVNHRPRTFGTSKYNLSRTTRVMSDLVLMLFFKKYLQRPMHFFGQIGIFTLAIGVLINFYLLVLKIMGNDIWGKPLLLLGILLVLGGIQFITTGIIAELQMRTYFESQQKKPYRVKRVVPAKENI, from the coding sequence ATGAAAAAGCTTTCACTCGTAATTTGTGTTTGGAATGAAGAGCCAAACATTAAACCTTTGTCGGAGCAAATAAAGGCAGCGCTCGAAGGAATTGACTACGAAGCCATTTTTGTGGATGATGGATCGACCGACAAAACACGCGAAGAGATCCGTAAAATAAACGACGACCGCTTTTTGTTGGTGGAGTTAAAGCGAAATTACGGGCAAAGTTCGGCACTTCAAGCCGGAATTGATCAGGCTGAAGGCGATTTTGTAGCCTTAATAGACGGCGACTTGCAAAACGATCCGGCAGATATACCAATGATGCTGAAAATGATAGAAGAAGAAGAATGGGATATGGTTGCCGGTGTACGTGCCAACCGAAAAGATGGTATGTTTTTGCGTAAAGTACCTTCAAAAATTGCTAATTATCTGATACGTCGTGCTATAGGTATTTATATGAAAGACCTGGGATGTACGCTGAAAATATTTACCAACGATATTATAAAAAGCATCCATATTTATGGCGAACTTCATCGCTATATTCCTGCACTTGTAACTCTGGAAGGTGCAACAAAAATTACGCAGGTTGATGTTAACCACCGTCCGCGTACCTTTGGTACATCAAAGTACAACCTTAGCCGCACAACACGTGTAATGAGCGACCTTGTACTGATGCTTTTCTTTAAAAAGTACTTGCAGCGTCCGATGCACTTTTTCGGCCAGATCGGTATTTTCACTCTTGCAATCGGTGTGCTTATAAATTTCTATCTGCTCGTACTCAAAATTATGGGTAACGATATTTGGGGTAAACCTTTATTGTTGTTGGGGATTTTGTTGGTATTGGGTGGTATTCAGTTTATTACAACAGGTATTATTGCCGAGTTACAAATGCGTACTTATTTCGAATCGCAGCAGAAAAAGCCGTATCGGGTGAAACGTGTAGTACCTGCTAAAGAAAATATTTAA